One segment of Cryptococcus neoformans var. grubii H99 chromosome 2, complete sequence DNA contains the following:
- a CDS encoding endothelin-converting enzyme — protein sequence MAEPRASTDEESAPLLNSQTHATTASAFSRPKTTREKALASIAVLFLLLASLFIGLFAGAEASFKKEKGKHNSGGGGGPGWGTVTETKTDTQTETATATTTHIGQPTGTPAPSICLTPECVKLAASILSALNTSADPCDDFYQFAVGGWQESNSIPEDRGLYGAFNEVSDNNKKLILKVLGSIPDEKPGNDATVDERNLAKLKAVYTSCMDIDTLNDIGEKPLIDLVEHVLDIFGGFDVSSQVDNALANAESYKGAYNENYKLPDELIAAAAKGEEIKGNKKVTLTPGAEKEKVEFEVTLNEVDAERRHKLTKTLAWLHSRGVQGLINFAIEGDAGGEDSQIQSLWLYQAAGGLPSKEYYDEAPILDLYHSVIHDILIELAQHTSAEMEKRGWVEDLVALEEELIRDEAWPWPWPGKGDDDEGDDRRRPPSQEPVDKRMDKLASQVLKFEKDLVKAGADPEYLFNPHYAYNPYSTSAVSDALPFLDIPAYLSAFAPRTFPENITVTYPPYLKAVTNLVEQTPDEVLSGYFVTRLALTYADALGPKTEVKKSVRRLQEVLKGIKPGTEENRQDVCLAWVDDIVGFIAGREFVREAFSPEAKSEGERIIRSIVSAFHEKLPHISWMDKESAAAAQKKAEAIIPKVGYPLLPDTTKPESLEAWYARVSIDKEDFFGNVLRSTLVEESRVWLGLGKRRSRDSWEMYPQTVNAYYSPPDGEIVFPAGILQPPFYSLSWPAHLRYGAFGAVAAHELTHAFDNSGSQYDEKGRLRDWWTKKTVEDFEKRAQCVARQYSKYWVYDAEGNKVFVNGNLTNGEDIADSGLAQAYAAWKTSVSDGPSSERLPGLDYSDDQLFFLAFARVWAQLIRPATAVSRIRTDPHSPPYWRVMGTLRNLEAFHQAWGCKTGSRMNPPKEEQCELW from the exons ATGGCAGAGCCACGGGCTTCCACTGACGAAG AGAGCGCCCCTCTCCTCAATTCTCAAACCCACGCAACAACAGCTTCAGCCTTTTCTCGCCCCAAAACAACCAGAGAAAAGGCCCTTGCGTCTATTGCTGTCCTTTTCTTACTTTTGGCCAGTCTCTTCATTGGTCTCTTTGCTGGTGCTGAAGCCTctttcaagaaggagaagggcaAGCACAACAGcggtggcggcggtggcCCCGGCTGGGGAACGGTGACCGAAACCAAGACTGATACCCAAACTGAGACTGCTACGGCGACTACTACTCATATTGGTCAGCCTACGGGGACTCCTGCACCT TCCATCTGCCTCACCCCCGAATGTGTTAAACTTGCTGCTTCTATCCTTTCGGCCCTCAACACTTCTGCAGATCCTTGCGACGATTTCTACCAGTTTGCCGTTGGTGGCTGGCAGGAATCCAACTCTATTCCTGAGGATCGAGGCTTGTACGGCGCCTTTAACGAAGTTTCGGACAACAATAAAAAGTTGATCCTCAAAGTGCTCGGCTCTATTCCGGATGAGAAGCCTGGGAATGATGCTACTGTCGATGAGAGGAATCtcgccaagctcaaggctGTTTACACCAGCTGCATGGACATT GACACTCTCAATGACATTGGCGAGAAACCCCTCATCGACCTTGTCGAGCATGTTCTTGATATTTTTGGCGGGTTCGATGTCTCTTCTCAAGTCGATAATGCCCTCGCAAACGCCGAGTCTTACAAAGGTGCCTACAACGAAAATTACAAACTACCAGACGAGCTTATTGCTGCCGCTGCAAAGGGTGAAGAAATCAAAGGCAACAAGAAGGTTACCTTAACCCCTGGTgctgagaaagagaaagtggAATTCGAAGTCACTCTTAACGAGGTCGATGCGGAGAGGAGACACAAGCTTACCAAGACACTTGCCTGGCTCCATTCTCGAG GTGTTCAAGGCCTAATCAACTTTGCGATTGAGGGTGATGCTGGAGGTGAAGACTCTCAAATCCAAAGTCTTTGGCTCTACCAGGCCGCAGGCGGTCTTCCTTCGAAGGAGTACTATGACGAAGCTCCTATTCTTGACCTGTATCACTCTGTCATCCACGATATCCTCATCGAGCTAGCCCAGCACACTTCTGCCGAAATGGAGAAGCGTGGATGGGTGGAAGATCTTGTCgctctggaagaagagttgatTCGCGATGAGGCATGGCCTTGGCCCTGGCCAGGGAAGggcgacgatgatgaaggtgacGACCGCCGTCGCCCTCCTTCCCAGGAGCCCGTCGACAAGAGGATGGATAAGCTCGCCAGTCAGGTATTGAAATTTGAAAAAGATCTCGTCAAGGCCGGCGCGGACCCTGAATACCTGTTCAATCCTCACTACGCTTATAATCCCTACTCTACATCTGCTGTTTCCGATGCGCTCCCCTTCCTTGATATCCCCGCATATCTCTCTGCCTTTGCTCCCAGGACTTTCCCTGAGAACATTACTGTGACATACCCTCCGTATCTCAAGGCTGTCACGAACTTGGTTGAACAAACGCCCGACGAGGTTCTGTCTGGTTACTTTGTCACTCGTCTTGCCTTGACTTACGCGGACGCTCTTGGACCCAAGACTGAGGTAAAGAAGAGTGTCAGAAGGCTGCAAGAGGTTCTGAAGGGTATTAAGCCAGGTACTGAAGAGAACCGACAGGATGTTTGCTTGGCCTGGGTTGACGATATCGTTGGTTTCATTGCCGGTCGTGAATTTGTCCGCGAAGCCTTCTCACCTGAGGCCAAATCTGAGGGTGAGCGCATCATCCGATCCATTGTTTCTGCCTTCCACGAAAAACTTCCTCACATCTCATGGATGGACAAGGAGTCTGCCGCTGCTgcgcagaagaaggcggaggCTATCATCCCCAAGGTTGGATACCCTCTCTTGCCAGACACTACCAAGCCTGAGAGCTTGGAGGCTTGGTATGCTAGGGTAAGCATAGATAAGGAGGACTTCTTCGGCAATGTGCTCCGGTCTACCTTGGTGGAAGAGTCTAGAGTTTGGTTGGGCTTGGGTAAGAGAAGGAGTAGAGACTCTTGGGAG ATGTACCCTCAGA CCGTCAACGCCTATTACTCCCCTCCTGATGGTGAAATTGTTTTCCCGGCCGGTATTCTTCAACCCCCCTTCTACTCTCTTTCTTGGCCTGCACACTTGCGATACGGCGCTTTTGGAGCTGTTGCTGCTCATGAGCTGACTCATGCCTTTGACAACTCCGGATCTCAGTACGATGAGAAAG GACGATTGAGGGACTGGTGGACTAAAAAGACTGTAGAGGACTTTGAAAAGCGTGCACAATGTGTTGCCAGGCAGTACTCCAAGTACTGGGTATATGATGCCGAGGGTAACAAGGTGTTTGTGAACGGCAAT CTCACCAACGGAGAGG ACATTGCCGACTCTGGTCTTGCGCAGGCTTACGCTGCATGGAAGACCTCTGTCTCTGACGGCCCCTCATCTGAACGGCTCCCCGGTCTTGATTACTCCGATGaccagctcttcttcctcgcgTTTGCGCGTGTCTGGGCTCAACTTATTCGACCTGCCACCGCCGTCTCAAGGATTAGAACCGatcctcattctcctccttaTTGGAGGGTTATGGGTACGTTGAGGAACTTGGAGGCGTTCCATCAGGCTTGGGGTTGCAAAACAGGCAGTCGT ATGAACCCTCCTAAGGAGGAACAGTGCGAGCTATGGTAA